The following coding sequences are from one Epilithonimonas vandammei window:
- a CDS encoding glycogen synthase: MKIFHLSMECYPVAKVGGLADVVGALPKYQNKMGLDASVIMPWYNKPFFYNHDFEIVFDGFIHQSFHMYQVQVFKEKSNVLGFELYLVKIPGLLDRDNVYGYWDESQQFIAFQQGVLHWLSAMQIRPDILHCHDYHTGLVPFMIDNCYEFHFLKGVKTIGTIHNGEYQGSMDWQMSSFLPHFDGWKWGLLDWNGRINPMAAMIKCCNAFNAVSSGYLEELFYSFQGLEPLMNQERQKAFGIINGIDTEVWNPETDDMLKFNYNKDYAQEGKWENKKVICVEYGLNPNLPLFGFIGRFAGEKGADLLPEIVWKSIQETNGSLNIIILGSGNQQIENELKTLQSQFNINFALDLGYKEYLSHQIYASADFLLMPSRVEPCGLNQMYSMRYGTIPIVRYTGGLRDTVQDISTGGSGLNFTNAGAEDTVHAIKRALHIYSQKDLMKGLIYSNMSFDFSWEKSAKKYLEMYNY, from the coding sequence ATGAAAATATTTCACCTTTCTATGGAATGTTATCCTGTCGCAAAAGTCGGTGGACTGGCGGATGTGGTAGGAGCTTTGCCCAAATATCAAAACAAAATGGGATTGGATGCCAGCGTGATAATGCCTTGGTACAACAAACCGTTTTTCTATAATCACGACTTTGAGATTGTGTTTGATGGTTTTATTCATCAGTCGTTTCATATGTATCAGGTTCAGGTTTTCAAGGAGAAAAGCAATGTTTTGGGGTTTGAACTCTATCTGGTGAAAATCCCGGGATTATTGGATAGGGATAATGTTTACGGCTATTGGGATGAGAGCCAGCAGTTCATAGCTTTTCAGCAGGGTGTTTTGCATTGGCTGAGTGCGATGCAGATTCGTCCGGATATTTTACATTGCCACGATTATCACACAGGACTCGTTCCTTTTATGATTGATAATTGCTACGAATTTCATTTTCTGAAGGGCGTCAAAACCATTGGAACCATTCACAATGGCGAATATCAGGGAAGTATGGATTGGCAGATGTCTAGTTTTCTTCCGCATTTTGACGGTTGGAAATGGGGACTTTTAGATTGGAATGGGAGAATCAATCCTATGGCTGCGATGATTAAATGTTGTAATGCCTTCAATGCTGTTTCCAGCGGCTATCTGGAAGAATTATTTTACAGCTTCCAGGGCTTAGAACCACTGATGAACCAAGAACGTCAGAAAGCTTTTGGCATCATCAACGGTATTGATACAGAAGTCTGGAATCCGGAAACGGATGATATGCTAAAATTCAATTATAATAAAGATTACGCACAAGAAGGCAAATGGGAAAATAAAAAAGTCATTTGTGTAGAATATGGCCTGAATCCGAATCTTCCGCTCTTTGGATTTATAGGGAGATTTGCTGGTGAGAAAGGAGCAGATCTTTTGCCGGAAATTGTCTGGAAAAGTATTCAGGAAACCAATGGCTCCCTTAATATTATTATTTTGGGATCAGGAAATCAACAAATAGAAAACGAACTGAAAACTTTGCAGAGTCAGTTTAATATTAATTTTGCATTGGATCTTGGCTATAAAGAATATTTATCGCACCAGATCTATGCTTCGGCAGATTTCCTGCTGATGCCAAGCCGTGTGGAACCTTGTGGATTGAACCAGATGTATTCTATGCGGTATGGAACTATTCCGATTGTACGATATACAGGCGGTTTGAGAGATACAGTTCAAGATATTTCGACTGGCGGTAGTGGACTCAATTTTACCAATGCTGGTGCAGAGGATACCGTTCATGCTATCAAAAGAGCATTGCATATCTACAGCCAGAAAGATTTGATGAAAGGATTGATTTATAGTAATATGTCGTTTGATTTTTCTTGGGAAAAGTCGGCAAAGAAATACTTGGAAATGTATAATTATTGA
- a CDS encoding tyrosine-type recombinase/integrase, with amino-acid sequence MMDLDLYNFSFGTHRDKNVIWIRFEKNNTLIQELREDFPSARWSSTNRAWHLPDLPAVRDALKLTRKEWGSQIKSEINEVNQKAFSDFIDQLKLKAYSKNTIRTYITEFGHLLRILRTFPVDDLSEDRLKDYFLYCLEKEKIKENHLNSRINAVKFYYEQVRKKSKMFFDIPRPKTPKLLPKMLSQAEVRKIFDHTTNQKHLLMLQLCYGMGLRVSEIVNLKIEHINSGNMLVLIAGAKGKKDRYTNLPESVLVLLRAYYKTYRPKDYLFEGQYGGAYTVRSVQSVFKQAMAKAKVNKSIGVHGLRHSYATHLMESGADIRFLQELLGHNSIKTTQIYTHITDVSKSKIKSPLDFL; translated from the coding sequence ATGATGGACTTAGATTTATACAATTTCAGTTTTGGTACTCACAGAGACAAAAATGTCATCTGGATTCGTTTTGAGAAAAATAATACCCTGATTCAGGAGCTTCGTGAAGACTTTCCATCTGCTAGGTGGAGCAGTACAAACCGAGCTTGGCATTTGCCGGACCTCCCTGCAGTGAGAGATGCGCTCAAGTTAACAAGAAAAGAATGGGGAAGCCAGATCAAGTCCGAAATAAATGAGGTAAATCAAAAAGCTTTTTCAGATTTTATAGACCAGCTGAAGCTGAAGGCTTATAGTAAGAACACAATCCGAACCTACATCACAGAGTTTGGGCATCTGCTTCGGATTCTTCGGACTTTTCCGGTAGATGATCTCTCAGAAGATCGGCTGAAAGATTATTTTCTTTACTGCCTGGAAAAAGAAAAAATCAAGGAAAACCATCTGAACAGCAGGATCAATGCCGTCAAGTTTTATTATGAGCAGGTACGCAAAAAATCCAAAATGTTCTTTGATATCCCGCGTCCCAAAACGCCCAAGCTTCTCCCAAAAATGCTCTCCCAAGCAGAAGTACGCAAGATCTTTGACCATACAACAAACCAAAAACACCTTCTGATGTTGCAACTTTGCTACGGAATGGGACTCCGCGTGAGTGAGATTGTAAACCTGAAAATAGAACACATAAACAGTGGCAATATGCTGGTTCTCATTGCTGGTGCCAAAGGTAAAAAAGACCGTTATACCAATTTGCCAGAGTCTGTGCTGGTGCTTCTCAGAGCTTACTACAAAACCTACCGCCCAAAAGATTACCTCTTCGAGGGGCAGTACGGCGGAGCATACACGGTTAGAAGCGTGCAAAGTGTCTTCAAGCAGGCAATGGCAAAAGCAAAAGTCAACAAGAGCATTGGCGTGCACGGGTTACGCCATTCCTATGCCACGCATCTAATGGAGAGCGGCGCAGATATCCGATTTTTGCAAGAGCTTCTGGGGCATAACTCTATCAAGACTACACAAATCTACACCCATATCACAGATGTTTCAAAATCAAAAATAAAAAGTCCGTTGGATTTTTTATAA
- a CDS encoding AAA domain-containing protein yields MELTEKLLTELQRRLKIGNRRGVHLNAIPANSRYKFDLNRLSHIDKNLPDNFIKALLSEQPLKFRISWKENVPDLNTLFEEEQTQLVRITKAFENLINQTEAIESEKGINTFGFGFPILARRDKADNKLTVAPVLIWSLRIKRTKEFNTWEILRNEEDPIYINEVLINHLQNDSSVEIEQIPSEMLDDGLIEKDELIEICTKLIKTVNTTSPNDLQETFRKKLDKVVSIGDKAHYEKLPLNSTNSFIEFGGLFSIFEVQKQNIINDYGNLMDLEGINIPLDDLEGHSFQPISSVETDPSQQSILHSLEKSRNVLIQGSPGTGKSQTLTAVLINALENNKKTIVVCEKRTALEVLHNALKEKGFDYHCVLIRDIIKDRKTVVDSVRDRVDNSEYKSYTYKSSKENLENIVNKAKILIENINGKHQKLDQRIIGNKSWTDVVGNLLAELRNNDDDSKLNIEKTGFTYSPEELSKLLDLVQKGQSLYVNFSPIESKSFLNSLKLVGDNPYIIEQAINDDFDYYDKYLYDIKNLLETNRNEYSILRKNELEQQIEKTQKIISEIETIFAKNKSNPDLNDEIKINGFGYKFLSVFSKAKKQTISDYLELQSNFQKLQECLNLTKDLSKILFSGKLNDKLNSLTTLKSDIINVQSEFDSKIQIEFQKISLLKTNQTEIGIESLPILQDKVNSLAGKFNSDNWTKSELKTNDFYSFISKLENHIKVKNDYFNSEQDEFLAEFKWFQFYNGLSENEKVIVNELKPKSNWRKPFLIFYLDSLLRVSASGGDLPTNDEEHKELNATLNGIEKEQLKYIKQFWYSKQISATQSFVQNNGGLTVENLYNKKASFKNKRHSLRQIIQKDADLFSTFFPVILTSPDVASNLFKGMNGYFDIVMFDEASQLRLEDNLPAILKGKQIIIAGDEHQMPPSNYFSKVFDGSVEDEEDIDEEESVMKVDKDDILLSCESLLDFGAELNFQKKHLDFHYRSRHPFLIDFSNYAFYNQRLKPLPNNFDYVPIKYIQVNGTFSDHTNEAEAEMVLSIIEKNINRLPNGEYPTVGVATFNIAQRNLIKSKILERQKFPKYEEFNAKIQELEENGMFIKNLENIQGDERDVIILSTTYGVGKDKKFAQRFGPINHSKGYKLLNVIITRAKYKVYCCSSIPEQVFMNYKEYLTLEGSNNKRAVMYAYLAYCKAVSESNNESRLSILTALAENTTNSAGINPQDFGELESPFEEEVYQSLADHFGTERLIPQLQFAGFRIDIVYDPKKVGVPKIAIECDGAKYHSSREAYLYDKHRQKILENHGFVFHRIWSTNWWRNSSRETKRLVDFIKQTEETANGKTNDYSKTAYAFTDDIVILENYVAQNSFIDVEKDGETIQTIEKVATVQTKIFANDVVKLNSKVQVKYVNNGKDISIHIVSTENNKNDKTDGIQKVYYKSPLAHSLLGQTVGDIVKIGNLDNFVEILKITN; encoded by the coding sequence ATGGAATTGACAGAGAAACTTTTAACGGAATTACAAAGACGACTTAAAATTGGTAATCGCAGGGGCGTTCACTTAAACGCTATACCTGCAAACTCACGTTACAAGTTTGATTTAAACAGACTTTCCCATATTGACAAAAACCTACCCGACAATTTCATTAAAGCGTTACTTTCAGAACAGCCCTTAAAATTCCGAATTAGTTGGAAAGAAAATGTTCCTGACTTAAACACACTTTTTGAAGAAGAACAAACGCAATTAGTCCGTATTACAAAAGCATTTGAAAATCTAATCAACCAAACAGAAGCAATTGAATCCGAAAAAGGAATAAACACTTTTGGATTTGGCTTTCCTATTTTGGCAAGACGAGACAAAGCCGACAACAAACTAACTGTTGCACCGGTTTTGATTTGGAGTTTACGAATCAAACGAACAAAAGAATTTAATACTTGGGAAATTTTGCGAAACGAAGAAGACCCAATTTATATCAATGAAGTTTTAATAAATCACTTGCAAAATGATTCAAGTGTTGAAATAGAACAAATACCAAGCGAAATGCTTGATGACGGACTGATTGAAAAAGATGAACTGATTGAAATTTGCACCAAACTCATAAAAACCGTAAACACAACATCGCCTAACGATTTACAAGAAACTTTTAGAAAGAAGTTAGACAAAGTTGTTTCAATCGGAGATAAAGCACATTACGAGAAATTGCCATTAAACTCCACAAATTCATTTATTGAATTTGGCGGTCTGTTTTCAATTTTTGAAGTTCAGAAACAAAACATCATAAATGATTACGGCAACTTAATGGATTTAGAAGGAATTAATATTCCGCTGGATGATTTGGAAGGTCATTCGTTTCAACCAATTTCATCGGTTGAAACCGACCCTTCACAACAAAGCATTCTACATTCATTAGAAAAGTCAAGAAATGTTTTGATACAAGGGTCACCTGGAACGGGGAAAAGTCAAACACTTACAGCCGTTCTCATCAATGCACTTGAAAACAACAAGAAAACAATTGTTGTTTGCGAAAAAAGAACAGCACTTGAAGTATTACACAATGCTCTTAAAGAAAAAGGATTCGATTATCATTGTGTCTTAATTCGTGATATTATTAAAGACCGAAAAACGGTTGTTGATTCTGTAAGAGATAGAGTTGATAATTCTGAATACAAATCATACACTTACAAATCTTCCAAAGAAAATTTGGAAAACATTGTCAATAAAGCCAAAATTTTAATTGAAAACATCAACGGAAAACATCAAAAACTTGACCAGAGAATAATCGGTAACAAATCTTGGACTGATGTAGTTGGTAATTTGTTGGCAGAACTTAGAAACAATGACGATGATAGCAAGTTGAATATTGAGAAGACAGGTTTTACTTATTCGCCAGAAGAATTGAGCAAATTGCTTGACCTTGTTCAAAAAGGACAATCGCTTTATGTGAATTTTTCACCAATTGAATCAAAATCGTTTCTCAATTCACTAAAATTAGTTGGCGACAATCCTTACATAATAGAACAAGCAATCAATGATGATTTTGATTATTACGACAAATATTTATATGACATCAAAAATCTGTTAGAGACAAACAGAAATGAATATTCTATTCTTAGAAAAAATGAATTAGAACAACAGATTGAAAAGACACAAAAGATAATATCTGAAATAGAAACGATTTTTGCCAAGAATAAAAGCAACCCCGACTTAAACGATGAAATTAAAATAAATGGTTTTGGCTATAAATTTTTGTCTGTTTTTTCAAAAGCAAAAAAACAAACCATTTCAGATTATTTGGAGTTACAAAGTAATTTCCAAAAACTTCAAGAATGTCTGAACCTTACGAAAGACCTAAGTAAAATTTTGTTTTCAGGAAAATTAAACGACAAACTAAATTCTTTAACTACATTAAAAAGTGACATCATAAATGTTCAAAGTGAGTTTGATTCAAAAATTCAAATCGAGTTTCAAAAAATCAGTTTACTAAAAACGAATCAAACAGAGATTGGCATTGAAAGTTTGCCAATACTTCAAGACAAAGTAAATAGTTTAGCTGGCAAATTTAATTCTGATAATTGGACAAAAAGTGAATTAAAAACAAATGATTTTTATTCTTTCATTTCTAAATTAGAAAATCACATCAAAGTCAAGAATGACTATTTTAATTCTGAACAAGACGAATTTTTAGCGGAGTTTAAATGGTTTCAATTCTACAATGGATTATCCGAAAATGAAAAAGTCATAGTAAATGAATTGAAACCAAAATCAAATTGGAGAAAACCGTTCTTAATTTTCTATTTGGATTCATTACTTCGTGTTTCCGCAAGCGGTGGCGATTTACCCACAAACGATGAAGAACATAAAGAACTCAATGCAACGTTAAATGGAATTGAAAAAGAACAACTGAAATACATTAAACAGTTTTGGTATTCAAAGCAAATTAGTGCGACACAATCATTTGTTCAAAACAATGGCGGTTTAACGGTAGAAAATCTTTACAACAAAAAAGCCAGTTTTAAAAACAAAAGACATTCGTTAAGACAAATTATACAAAAGGACGCTGATTTGTTTTCAACGTTCTTCCCCGTTATTTTGACTTCACCTGATGTTGCAAGTAACTTGTTCAAAGGAATGAACGGCTATTTTGACATCGTTATGTTTGACGAAGCAAGTCAGTTGAGATTGGAAGATAATTTGCCAGCCATTTTGAAAGGCAAACAAATCATTATTGCTGGTGATGAACACCAAATGCCACCATCAAATTATTTCAGTAAAGTGTTTGACGGTTCGGTAGAAGATGAAGAAGATATTGACGAAGAAGAAAGCGTAATGAAAGTTGATAAAGACGATATTTTGTTGTCTTGTGAATCACTTCTTGACTTCGGTGCAGAACTGAATTTTCAAAAGAAACATTTAGATTTTCATTACCGTTCACGACACCCATTTTTGATCGATTTTTCAAACTATGCTTTCTATAATCAAAGGCTGAAACCATTGCCAAACAACTTTGACTATGTTCCAATAAAATACATTCAAGTAAATGGCACTTTTTCTGACCACACAAATGAAGCAGAAGCGGAAATGGTTTTATCAATCATTGAAAAGAACATTAACCGTTTGCCAAACGGAGAATACCCGACAGTTGGAGTTGCTACGTTCAACATTGCACAACGTAATTTGATAAAGAGTAAAATTTTGGAACGACAAAAGTTTCCAAAATATGAAGAGTTTAACGCAAAAATTCAGGAATTGGAAGAAAACGGAATGTTCATTAAAAACTTAGAGAACATTCAGGGAGATGAAAGAGATGTAATTATTCTTTCAACTACTTACGGAGTTGGAAAAGATAAAAAATTTGCACAACGTTTTGGACCAATTAACCATTCAAAAGGTTACAAACTTTTGAATGTAATCATCACAAGAGCCAAGTATAAAGTTTATTGCTGTTCATCAATTCCAGAACAAGTTTTTATGAACTACAAAGAATACTTGACATTAGAAGGCTCAAACAACAAAAGAGCCGTGATGTATGCGTATTTGGCGTATTGCAAAGCAGTAAGCGAATCTAACAATGAATCACGGTTGTCAATTCTTACAGCACTTGCAGAAAACACTACAAATAGTGCAGGTATAAATCCACAAGATTTTGGCGAATTAGAATCACCTTTTGAAGAAGAAGTTTATCAAAGTTTGGCAGACCATTTCGGAACAGAAAGACTAATACCGCAATTGCAATTTGCAGGTTTTAGAATAGATATTGTTTACGACCCGAAAAAAGTTGGTGTTCCAAAAATTGCAATTGAATGTGACGGTGCAAAATATCATTCGAGCAGAGAAGCATATTTATACGACAAACACAGACAGAAAATTTTAGAAAATCACGGTTTTGTTTTTCATAGAATTTGGAGCACAAATTGGTGGCGTAATTCAAGTAGGGAAACGAAACGACTTGTTGATTTCATCAAACAGACAGAAGAAACAGCAAACGGAAAGACAAATGATTATTCAAAAACAGCCTACGCATTTACTGACGACATTGTGATTCTGGAAAATTACGTTGCTCAAAATTCATTTATTGACGTTGAGAAAGACGGAGAAACAATTCAAACAATAGAGAAGGTTGCAACTGTTCAGACAAAAATATTTGCTAACGATGTTGTAAAACTAAACAGCAAGGTGCAAGTAAAGTATGTGAATAATGGCAAGGACATCAGTATTCATATTGTATCAACAGAGAATAATAAAAACGACAAGACAGACGGTATTCAAAAGGTCTATTACAAATCACCTTTAGCCCATTCATTACTTGGACAAACAGTTGGCGACATTGTTAAAATCGGCAACCTTGACAATTTTGTGGAAATATTAAAAATAACAAACTAA
- a CDS encoding LapA family protein, which yields MKNISTRQIIDIVLLILLLIFIGQNLESVKVKFIAFGFEMPLVILIAIVFFIGYYTAKAFNKNK from the coding sequence ATGAAAAATATCTCAACTCGTCAAATTATTGACATCGTTTTATTGATTTTACTACTCATTTTCATTGGTCAAAATCTTGAAAGTGTAAAGGTAAAATTTATTGCATTTGGCTTTGAAATGCCCTTAGTCATTCTCATAGCCATCGTATTTTTCATTGGATATTACACCGCAAAAGCATTTAACAAAAACAAATAA
- a CDS encoding baeRF3 domain-containing protein: MALKEQLQKLATEKNTPCVTISLNTHRTHPDNAKDEVLLKNLLKEAEDRVIAEFGKRPVASLLEKLENVSAEIDVNYNLDSLHLFLSNDTKEIVKSSWKTNNEGVHISDSFAVRPIIKSFNRSESYLVMLLSQSGVQLYEALNDEIIAEVRNDDFPFSENRHYNTHPDKGSDPKHLDDLVREFLNKVDKALVKVHSETDLNCVVICTENNYSRLQQVADKPSVYLGYAAIDYNNTATHHIVKQSWEIIQGLQQQRRKNAIEEMKEAVAQGKVLTDLQEIYQASIDGRGELLIVHQDFSQAVLMKDERTFDIIDDATTPNAIDDITSNIAWEVISKKGKVFFTTQDELKDLGKIVLKTRY; this comes from the coding sequence ATGGCATTAAAAGAACAGCTACAAAAATTAGCAACCGAAAAAAACACACCTTGTGTAACCATTTCTTTAAACACACATCGTACACATCCAGACAATGCAAAAGATGAAGTACTTTTAAAAAATCTTCTAAAAGAAGCAGAAGATAGAGTAATTGCAGAATTTGGAAAACGACCAGTAGCTTCACTTTTAGAAAAATTAGAAAATGTTTCCGCAGAAATCGATGTAAATTATAACTTAGATAGTTTACACCTATTTCTATCAAACGATACAAAAGAAATTGTAAAATCAAGCTGGAAAACTAACAACGAAGGAGTACATATTTCTGACAGCTTTGCGGTTCGTCCCATCATCAAATCATTCAACAGAAGCGAAAGCTATTTAGTAATGTTACTTTCTCAAAGTGGTGTACAATTGTACGAAGCTTTGAATGATGAAATTATTGCAGAAGTTAGAAATGATGATTTTCCATTTTCAGAAAACCGTCATTACAACACCCATCCCGACAAAGGAAGCGACCCAAAACATTTAGACGATTTGGTGCGAGAATTTTTAAACAAAGTAGATAAAGCTTTGGTAAAAGTTCACAGTGAAACTGACTTAAATTGTGTAGTTATTTGCACAGAAAACAATTACAGCAGACTACAACAAGTGGCAGACAAGCCATCGGTATATCTTGGTTACGCAGCCATTGATTATAACAACACCGCTACACATCACATAGTAAAACAATCGTGGGAAATCATTCAAGGTTTGCAACAACAACGTAGGAAAAATGCTATTGAAGAAATGAAAGAAGCAGTAGCACAAGGTAAAGTACTTACAGATTTACAAGAAATTTATCAAGCATCTATTGACGGACGTGGCGAACTTTTGATTGTTCACCAAGACTTTTCGCAAGCTGTATTGATGAAAGACGAAAGAACATTTGACATTATAGACGATGCAACAACGCCTAACGCAATAGACGATATTACTAGCAACATAGCTTGGGAAGTAATTTCTAAAAAAGGTAAAGTGTTTTTCACAACACAAGATGAATTAAAAGACCTTGGAAAGATAGTGCTGAAAACAAGATACTAA
- the glgB gene encoding 1,4-alpha-glucan branching protein GlgB, translating to MSVQPYSLFSDFDIYLFRSGKHTRLYEKFGSHKVEVDGVSGVYFAVWAPTATDVAVMGNFNNWDSFSHKLAGRWDQSGIWEGFIPDLDFGEVYKYGIRTKEGILLEKADPYGLCFENALQAGSAVCTTWYEWQDKDWMEKRWRYNSLEAPISVYEMHLGSWMRDPNNPQRFLSYGEIADKLVPYLKAMNFTHVEFMPVMEYPYDPSWGYQITGFYAATSRFGGPQELMYLISELHKNNIGVFLDWVPSHFPGDANGLHRFDGSFLYEHEDPRKGFHPDWKSYIFNYGRPEVKSFLISNAIFWLDRYHADGLRVDAVTSMLHLDYSRNDGEWEPNIYGGNVNLEAKQFLQDFNTAVYKEFPDVQTIAEESSDFPKLTKPVHDGGIGFGMKWMMGWMHDTLDYFKEDPINRKYHHNKITFTSTYMYNENYMMPLSHDEVVHGKSSLIYKMPGDEWQKFANLRAMYVYMFTNPGTKLLFMGDEFAQTNEWNFTSSLDWHLLQYPVHKNLQEFVRDLNLIYKTHPALYELQFSPYGYEWVDGDDRDNSIFIYLRKSKKDKEVLMTILNLTPNSFDYRIGVDENTDWKVILNSDEGKYSGSGVEAVISQKLDEGWNNRKNSIIIRLPPLSGLILKQHKVIKKSKIPDFLKRRK from the coding sequence ATGTCGGTTCAGCCATATTCACTATTCTCCGATTTTGATATTTATCTTTTCCGTTCAGGAAAACACACCAGGCTTTACGAAAAGTTCGGTTCTCATAAGGTAGAGGTCGATGGGGTATCCGGTGTTTATTTTGCCGTTTGGGCGCCAACAGCCACAGACGTTGCTGTAATGGGGAATTTCAATAATTGGGATTCTTTTTCTCACAAGTTGGCAGGACGGTGGGATCAATCTGGGATTTGGGAAGGTTTTATTCCCGATTTGGATTTTGGTGAAGTTTACAAGTATGGCATTAGGACAAAAGAAGGTATATTATTAGAAAAAGCAGATCCATACGGACTTTGTTTTGAGAATGCGTTGCAGGCTGGTTCTGCAGTTTGCACCACTTGGTACGAGTGGCAAGACAAAGACTGGATGGAAAAACGCTGGCGATACAACAGCCTCGAAGCTCCAATTTCTGTTTACGAGATGCATCTCGGTTCTTGGATGCGTGACCCAAATAATCCTCAACGTTTTCTTAGTTATGGCGAGATAGCAGACAAATTAGTTCCTTATCTCAAAGCCATGAATTTTACCCACGTAGAGTTTATGCCCGTGATGGAATATCCATACGACCCAAGCTGGGGTTATCAGATAACAGGGTTTTATGCCGCAACTTCCAGATTCGGTGGGCCACAGGAATTGATGTATTTGATTTCGGAACTTCATAAAAACAATATTGGTGTTTTTCTGGATTGGGTTCCTTCTCATTTTCCGGGTGATGCTAATGGACTTCACCGTTTTGATGGTTCGTTTTTATATGAACACGAAGACCCAAGAAAAGGTTTTCATCCCGATTGGAAATCTTACATTTTCAATTATGGAAGGCCTGAGGTTAAATCTTTTCTGATTTCAAACGCTATATTTTGGCTCGACCGTTATCACGCTGATGGATTGCGTGTAGATGCAGTAACATCAATGCTACATCTTGATTATTCCAGAAATGATGGCGAGTGGGAACCAAATATTTACGGCGGAAATGTCAATCTGGAAGCGAAACAATTTTTGCAGGATTTCAATACCGCAGTTTATAAAGAATTTCCAGATGTGCAGACCATTGCAGAAGAAAGCTCCGATTTTCCAAAATTAACCAAACCTGTCCACGATGGCGGAATCGGTTTTGGGATGAAATGGATGATGGGTTGGATGCACGATACTTTGGACTATTTCAAAGAAGACCCAATCAATAGAAAATACCATCACAACAAAATCACCTTCACGAGCACCTATATGTATAATGAAAATTATATGATGCCGTTGTCTCACGATGAGGTTGTGCACGGAAAAAGCAGTCTGATTTACAAAATGCCGGGCGACGAATGGCAAAAGTTTGCGAATCTCCGTGCTATGTATGTCTATATGTTCACCAATCCGGGAACTAAATTGCTTTTTATGGGAGACGAGTTTGCCCAAACCAACGAATGGAATTTCACAAGTTCCCTCGACTGGCATTTGCTTCAATATCCTGTTCATAAAAATCTTCAGGAGTTTGTTCGGGATTTGAATCTGATATACAAAACACATCCAGCTTTATATGAACTTCAATTCTCTCCTTATGGCTACGAATGGGTTGATGGCGACGACAGAGACAACTCGATTTTTATTTACTTGAGAAAAAGTAAAAAAGATAAAGAAGTTCTGATGACCATACTGAATCTTACGCCAAATAGTTTCGATTACAGAATTGGTGTTGATGAAAATACAGACTGGAAAGTCATCTTGAATTCTGACGAAGGCAAATACAGCGGAAGCGGAGTAGAAGCTGTTATTTCTCAAAAACTAGATGAAGGCTGGAATAATAGAAAGAATTCAATCATCATCAGATTACCGCCATTATCAGGCTTGATTTTGAAGCAACATAAAGTCATCAAGAAGTCAAAAATTCCTGACTTTTTGAAGCGAAGAAAATAA